The window ATAATCACAAAGTGATCCAGCTCTATCACTTTGTCCACAATCTAAAAAAGCTATAATATCTGTTTGTTCATTTTGAATTTCATCAATTTGAGTTGAATTTAGATAATTTATATTAATATTTTCAACTATAAATAATAAATTTTTAGGAACAGGATCAATAAGTATTATATCATAATTTAGTTTATAATGTTCACAGATATGAGCAAATGCTAACATACTACCTATAGCATCACCATCGGGATTTCTATGTGAAATAATACGTATATGATGTCCATTTTGTAGTATTTGTAAAAAAGTATTCAATTGATTTATAGAACTCATATACAATTCCTTAGAATTAATTATTATCTATAGGTTTTTCTAACCATACAGTAAAATATTCTTCATCTTTTACTGGTTCGAATCTTATTTCAGGACAACGGCGTAGTCCTAAATTAGAACCAGCAATAGATGAAATATAACCAGCAGATCGTCGAAGTGCATCTAATGTTTTCACAATATCTTTTTTATCAGATCCAAAAATACGTATTTTA of the Spirochaetota bacterium genome contains:
- the rbfA gene encoding 30S ribosome-binding factor RbfA encodes the protein MIKKTFHTDNSNRRIIRYEKNMQREIGDIIMKNIKDPGINALTSVLSVKMSKDYEIAYVKIRIFGSDKKDIVKTLDALRRSAGYISSIAGSNLGLRRCPEIRFEPVKDEEYFTVWLEKPIDNN